From the genome of Denticeps clupeoides chromosome 4, fDenClu1.1, whole genome shotgun sequence, one region includes:
- the polr1e gene encoding DNA-directed RNA polymerase I subunit RPA49 isoform X1, with amino-acid sequence MGRASFLSTIMAATSCKWKCCEEETEGDHVLLVNFSNGNVRNANELDFTFYKDVNESNPRKKSRRILVAETDRLSYVGNNFSTGSLKCNSLCKYYVGVLDKKTKQMEVHNAQLFSLQPVVPGESTAKDETDAHDTKSYRQKVDSLIEAFGTNKQKRALSSRRLNQVGSESLQQAVAQAASNIIQQKGIEVLQQEVADSKAQAEAALYLPPCNPEAEKEADVYPFNQLLSDIEFDALESVGRKMSELSKDELLSMKEKGSPQLVVRHLEFLPSDTPSRDRMSRCVWYLSLLINLAHEKKVNRKFGSKDDCPRIIQNKVMKAFTVESFNNGRVMNMVSSSMKVKLASYCLALLLHMNSMTANLTLLHQDLGLPETRILEVAKAMGLRLNKVVTDVIGRGDQHRLACLELPLAKYDHPGQRNKRRKLH; translated from the exons ATGGGCAGGGCTTCATTTCTGTCAACAATCATGGCTGCGACCAGCTGCAAGTGGAAGTGCTGCGAGGAAGAAACAGAAGGGGATCATGTTCTTCTCG TTAACTTTTCCAACGGCAACGTGAGGAATGCAAACGAGctggattttacattttacaaggaCGTGAATGAAAGTAACCCCAGGAAGAAGAGCCGCCGCATTCTG GTAGCAGAAACCGACAGGTTGTCATATGTTGGGAACAACTTCAGCACGGGATCCCTCAAATGCAACAGCTTGTGCAA GTATTATGTGGGGGTTCTGGACAAGAAAACCAAGCAGATGGAGGTGCACAATGCTCAGCTCTTCAGTCTGCAGCCTGTCGTTCCTG GAGAATCGACCGCAAAGGATGAGACTGATGCACATGACACTAAGAGCTACAGACAAAAG GTGGATTCCCTGATCGAAGCCTTtggaacaaacaaacagaagcgtGCCCTTAGCTCCCGTCGCCTCAATCAAGTGGGTAGTGAGTCTTTACAGCAGGCTGTGGCCCAAGCGGCCAGCAACATCATTCAACAAAAGGGCATAGAAG TGCTGCAGCAGGAGGTGGCTGATTCAAAGGCTCAGGCAGAGGCAGCTTTATACCTTCCGCCATGTAACCCTGAGGCTGAAAAGGAAGCGGATGTCTACCCCTTCAACCAGC TGCTGTCTGATATAGAGTTTGACGCTCTGGAGTCTGTGGGTCGTAAAATGTCAGAACTCTCCAAAGATGAACTGCTCAGCATGAAAGAGAAAGGAAG TCCACAGCTGGTCGTGCGGCATCTGGAGTTTCTGCCATCTGACACGCCATCACGTGACCGAatgtccaggtgtgtgtggtacctCTCGCTTCTCATCAACCTGGCccatgaaaaaaaagtcaatcgcaagt TTGGCAGTAAGGATGATTGTCCACGGATCATACAGAATAAAGTGATGAAGGCTTTTACAGTGGAAAGCTTCAACAATGGCAG agtgaTGAATATGGTTTCATCCTCCATGAAAGTTAAACTGGCCTCCTACTGTCTGGCCCTGCTTCTTCATATGAACAGCATGACTGCCAACCTCACACTGTTGCACCAGGACCTGGGGCTTCCAGAGACCAG GATCCTGGAAGTGGCTAAAGCCATGGGACTGAGGCTAAATAAAGTGGTCACAGATGTGATTGGGCGTGGCGATCAGCACCGGTTAGCCTGTCTGGAGTTACCGTTGGCAAAGTATGATCATCCAGGCCAGAGGAATAAGCGCAGGAAGCTCCATTAA
- the zbtb5 gene encoding zinc finger and BTB domain-containing protein 5, which yields MDFPGHFDQIFQQLNYQRVHGQLCDCVIVVGSRHFKAHRSVLAACSTHFRALFTVAEGDASMSMIQLDSEVVTAQAFAALIDMMYTSTLMLGESNVMDVLLAASHLHLNAVVKACKHYLTTRTLPLSPPNPPQHHHSEPASNAAASSSAGSNPRMQRSFLLQQLGLSLVSSALNSGLDEEGGGVVEHRSSFPIRRFHKRKASLPLLSSDTERPRQRHRPLAATEGIVIGVEGGGAGATDGGLLSPDSHNKLGEDSRLELGGGVVAMDSVASSGTDYSHGILSQEDAQMPSQSDGGRGCAGVAALGKEEECPEDVDGGGCLHSDRSSKEGEEQMKVVVKSEPISSPEPHDEACDGASPGEDPSEPRREKSEPSPAGSEQSYSGPQPSTERLHRGEKEREGAVQCSDGLEMQSPGYRIASFLGGRSFGDDLASSTNGSRFLLGSSDALNASPSSSLLLPSQHRHQGESHGFGEVQAEPLFLRPHHEGPLGTQRSISGPEAHAADYQRSSLGLHTVPRSPRGSNLATGALSLGFPGYRRIAPKTAAGSAQLQDASSSSSSGLVGPLLMSAGARGFDDSAGPPQLTRASADVLSKCKKALSEHNVLVVEGARKYACKICCKTFLTLTDCKKHIRVHTGEKPYACLKCGKRFSQSSHLYKHSKTTCLRWQNSNLPSSLL from the coding sequence ATGGACTTCCCAGGACACTTTGACCAGATCTTCCAGCAGCTGAATTACCAGCGTGTACATGGGCAGCTCTGCGACTGCGTGATTGTGGTGGGCAGCCGCCATTTCAAAGCCCACCGCTCCGTGCTGGCGGCCTGCAGCACGCACTTTCGTGCCCTCTTCACCGTGGCTGAGGGGGACGCCAGCATGAGCATGATCCAGCTGGACTCGGAGGTAGTGACGGCGCAGGCCTTTGCGGCTCTCATCGACATGATGTACACCTCCACCCTCATGCTGGGTGAGAGCAACGTGATGGACGTGCTGCTGGCAGCCTCCCACCTACATCTGAACGCAGTGGTGAAGGCATGTAAACACTACCTGACCACCCGCACGCTGCCGCTCTCACCGCCCAACCCACCGCAGCACCACCACAGCGAGCCTGCCTCGAACGCTGCAGCCAGCTCTTCGGCCGGTTCCAATCCTCGCATGCAGCGCTccttcctgctgcagcagctgggaCTCAGCTTGGTGAGCTCCGCCCTCAACAGCGGACTAGATGAGGAGGGAGGTGGGGTTGTAGAACACAGAAGCTCCTTTCCCATTCGCCGATTCCACAAGCGCAAGGCTTCCTTGCCCCTGCTGAGCTCCGACACGGAGCGTCCGAGACAGCGACACCGTCCGCTGGCCGCAACCGAGGGGATTGTTATCGGAGTTGaaggtggtggtgctggtgctaCGGATGGGGGACTTCTCTCACCAGACTCGCATAACAAGCTCGGAGAGGACTCTAGGTTGGAACTGGGCGGTGGGGTGGTTGCCATGGACTCGGTTGCCAGTAGTGGGACAGACTATAGCCACGGAATTTTGTCCCAGGAAGATGCGCAGATGCCCAGCCAGTCGGACGGCGGAAGGGGCTGCGCTGGAGTGGCCGCGCTTGGCAAAGAAGAGGAGTGCCCCGAAGATGTAGATGGAGGTGGATGTCTCCACAGTGACCGGAGTAGcaaagagggagaagagcagaTGAAGGTGGTGGTAAAGAGCGAGCCCATCAGTTCCCCCGAACCACATGACGAGGCCTGCGACGGCGCCTCGCCGGGCGAGGACCCGTCGGAACCTCGCCGGGAGAAGAGTGAACCCAGCCCGGCTGGCAGTGAACAGAGTTACAGCGGCCCTCAGCCCAGCACCGAGCGCCTGCACCGAGGAGAGAAAGAACGAGAGGGAGCGGTCCAGTGCAGCGACGGTCTCGAGATGCAGTCGCCCGGATACCGCATCGCCAGCTTTCTGGGTGGGAGGAGCTTCGGTGACGACCTGGCCTCCTCGACCAACGGGAGTCGCTTCCTGCTCGGCAGCAGTGACGCCCTGAACGCTTCCCCTTCTTCCTCCTTACTCCTCCCCTCTCAGCATCGTCACCAGGGAGAGTCACATGGGTTTGGGGAGGTGCAGGCGGAGCCCCTATTTCTTCGGCCACACCATGAAGGCCCCCTGGGGACACAGAGGTCCATTTCGGGGCCTGAGGCCCATGCTGCGGACTACCAGCGCTCCAGCCTGGGCCTACACACTGTCCCCCGGTCGCCGAGAGGCTCAAACCTCGCCACAGGGGCGCTATCGTTAGGTTTCCCCGGATACCGCCGCATCGCCCCCAAAACCGCCGCGGGGAGCGCTCAGCTCCAGGATGCGTCCTCGTCTTCTTCCTCTGGCTTAGTGGGACCCCTTCTCATGAGCGCGGGAGCGAGGGGCTTTGACGACTCCGCCGGCCCCCCGCAGTTAACCCGCGCGTCCGCCGACGTGCTGTCCAAGTGCAAGAAAGCCCTGTCCGAGCACAACGTGCTGGTGGTGGAAGGCGCCAGGAAGTACGCCTGCAAGATCTGCTGCAAGACCTTCCTGACGCTGACCGACTGCAAGAAGCACATCCGCGTgcacaccggcgagaagccgTACGCCTGCCTGAAGTGCGGCAAGCGCTTCAGCCAGTCCAGCCACCTGTACAAGCACTCCAAAACCACCTGCCTGCGCTGGCAGAACAGCAACCTGCCCAGCTCGCTGCTCTAG
- the polr1e gene encoding DNA-directed RNA polymerase I subunit RPA49 isoform X2 translates to MLRTSGSRDLWVNGQGFISVNNHGCDQLQVEVLRGRNRRGSCSSRYYVGVLDKKTKQMEVHNAQLFSLQPVVPGESTAKDETDAHDTKSYRQKVDSLIEAFGTNKQKRALSSRRLNQVGSESLQQAVAQAASNIIQQKGIEVLQQEVADSKAQAEAALYLPPCNPEAEKEADVYPFNQLLSDIEFDALESVGRKMSELSKDELLSMKEKGSPQLVVRHLEFLPSDTPSRDRMSRCVWYLSLLINLAHEKKVNRKFGSKDDCPRIIQNKVMKAFTVESFNNGRVMNMVSSSMKVKLASYCLALLLHMNSMTANLTLLHQDLGLPETRILEVAKAMGLRLNKVVTDVIGRGDQHRLACLELPLAKYDHPGQRNKRRKLH, encoded by the exons ATGCTACGCACTTCCGGGTCTAGAGACTTGTGGGTAAATGGGCAGGGCTTCATTTCTGTCAACAATCATGGCTGCGACCAGCTGCAAGTGGAAGTGCTGCGAGGAAGAAACAGAAGGGGATCATGTTCTTCTCG GTATTATGTGGGGGTTCTGGACAAGAAAACCAAGCAGATGGAGGTGCACAATGCTCAGCTCTTCAGTCTGCAGCCTGTCGTTCCTG GAGAATCGACCGCAAAGGATGAGACTGATGCACATGACACTAAGAGCTACAGACAAAAG GTGGATTCCCTGATCGAAGCCTTtggaacaaacaaacagaagcgtGCCCTTAGCTCCCGTCGCCTCAATCAAGTGGGTAGTGAGTCTTTACAGCAGGCTGTGGCCCAAGCGGCCAGCAACATCATTCAACAAAAGGGCATAGAAG TGCTGCAGCAGGAGGTGGCTGATTCAAAGGCTCAGGCAGAGGCAGCTTTATACCTTCCGCCATGTAACCCTGAGGCTGAAAAGGAAGCGGATGTCTACCCCTTCAACCAGC TGCTGTCTGATATAGAGTTTGACGCTCTGGAGTCTGTGGGTCGTAAAATGTCAGAACTCTCCAAAGATGAACTGCTCAGCATGAAAGAGAAAGGAAG TCCACAGCTGGTCGTGCGGCATCTGGAGTTTCTGCCATCTGACACGCCATCACGTGACCGAatgtccaggtgtgtgtggtacctCTCGCTTCTCATCAACCTGGCccatgaaaaaaaagtcaatcgcaagt TTGGCAGTAAGGATGATTGTCCACGGATCATACAGAATAAAGTGATGAAGGCTTTTACAGTGGAAAGCTTCAACAATGGCAG agtgaTGAATATGGTTTCATCCTCCATGAAAGTTAAACTGGCCTCCTACTGTCTGGCCCTGCTTCTTCATATGAACAGCATGACTGCCAACCTCACACTGTTGCACCAGGACCTGGGGCTTCCAGAGACCAG GATCCTGGAAGTGGCTAAAGCCATGGGACTGAGGCTAAATAAAGTGGTCACAGATGTGATTGGGCGTGGCGATCAGCACCGGTTAGCCTGTCTGGAGTTACCGTTGGCAAAGTATGATCATCCAGGCCAGAGGAATAAGCGCAGGAAGCTCCATTAA
- the grhprb gene encoding glyoxylate reductase/hydroxypyruvate reductase — protein MWLSRVAARSFSVAAAAMQSARVYVTRKVPPDGLEVLRKSGRVQFELWDTDDPVPRAELLKKVRGVDGLLCVLTEKVDAELLDAAGPGLKVVSTMSVGYDHLSLEELKKRGIRVGYTPDVLTDAVAELTVALLLCTSRRLVEATHEAKTGGWGTWRTLWLCGYELANSTVGILGLGRIGVAIAERLKPFKVKKFIYTDVAPRPELANMINAEYVSMDELAQQSDFLTICCALTPETQGICNKNLFSKMKETSIFINTSRGGVVNQDDLYEALATGQIAGAGLDVTTPEPLPTSHPLFTLKNCVILPHIASASYTTRNAMSVLAANNLLAGLRGEPMEKELKL, from the exons ATGTGGCTGAGTCGCGTCGCCGCGCGCAGCTTCagcgtcgccgccgccgccatgcAGAGCGCGCGCGTCTACGTCACGCGCAAGGTCCCGCCAGACGGCCTGGAGGTCCTGAGGAAGTCCGGACG GGTGCAGTTTGAGCTGTGGGACACGGATGATCCAGTCCCTCGTGCGGAGTTGCTGAAGAAGGTGAGAGGAGTGGACGGCCTCCTCTGTGTACTGACCGAAAAGGTTGATGCTGAGTTGCTGGATGctgcag GTCCAGGTCTAAAGGTCGTGAGCACAATGTCAGTAGGATATGACCATCTTTCGCTGGAAGAACTGAAGAAAAG GGGGATCCGAGTTGGCTACACTCCCGATGTCCTCACTGATGCTGTGGCTGAGCTGACGGTGGCGCTGCTGCTCTGCACCTCCCGCCGCCTCGTCGAAGCAACACACGAGGCCAAAAC TGGAGGTTGGGGCACTTGGAGGACGCTGTGGCTGTGTGGATATGAACTGGCTAACAGCACAGTGGGAATCCTGGGCCTGGGAAGGATTG GTGTTGCCATTGCTGAGAGACTGAAGCCATTCAAAGTAAAGAAGTTCATTTACACAGATGTTGCTCCCAGGCCTGAGCTGGCAAATATGATTAATGCAGAGTATG TGTCCATGGACGAATTGGCCCAGCAGTCAGACTTCCTAACAATCTGCTGCGCTCTGACACCGGAGACCCAGGGCATCTGCAACAAGAACCTGTTTTCCAAGATGAAGGAAACCTCCATCTTCATCAACACCAGCAG aggaggtgtagtgAATCAGGACGACCTGTATGAGGCGCTGGCCACTGGTCAGATTGCTGGTGCAGGACTGGATGTCACTACACCTGAGCCGCTGCCCACCAGTCACCCTCTCTTCACACTGAAGAATTGTG TGATCCTGCCCCACATTGCCAGTGCTTCCTACACCACCCGGAATGCCATGTCAGTGCTGGCAGCCAATAACCTGCTGGCAGGTCTGAGAGGGGAGCCAATGGAAAAGGAGCTGAAACTCTAA